A region from the Gemmatimonadota bacterium genome encodes:
- a CDS encoding F0F1 ATP synthase subunit epsilon, with amino-acid sequence MKLEVLIPSRVVVRETVTSIVAEGREGAFGILPHHVDYVSPLVPGILTYRRKEDGSERILAVDQGTLVKVGDAVLVSVRDAVPGEDLLTLEGTVEQRFRTLDQKEQEARAALATLEARFMRHFMEQIGRAAE; translated from the coding sequence ATGAAGCTCGAGGTCCTGATCCCCTCGCGGGTCGTGGTCCGCGAGACCGTCACTTCGATCGTAGCCGAGGGTCGGGAGGGTGCGTTCGGGATCCTCCCCCATCATGTGGACTACGTGAGTCCGCTCGTCCCCGGAATCCTCACTTACCGCCGGAAGGAGGACGGATCGGAGCGGATTCTGGCGGTGGATCAGGGGACCCTGGTCAAAGTCGGCGACGCGGTGCTGGTTTCCGTGCGTGATGCGGTCCCGGGCGAAGACCTGCTGACGCTGGAGGGGACGGTGGAACAGCGCTTTCGCACGCTGGATCAGAAGGAGCAAGAAGCCCGCGCCGCGCTGGCGACGCTCGAGGCCCGATTCATGCGCCACTTTATGGAGCAGATTGGCCGTGCGGCCGAGTGA
- a CDS encoding AtpZ/AtpI family protein gives MRPSDPDAGTDGAEDRARRSRFEAALSRKADRKLRARREGDRGIWFGLGMMGLVGWAVAIPTIAGIAIGVWLDRRLGGPGGISWTLTGLVIGVGAGCLNAWFWIAREMEEKR, from the coding sequence GTGCGGCCGAGTGACCCCGACGCGGGGACTGATGGGGCGGAGGATCGAGCGCGGCGGTCTCGGTTCGAGGCGGCACTTTCACGTAAGGCAGACCGAAAGCTGCGGGCCCGCCGGGAGGGCGATCGGGGGATCTGGTTCGGGCTCGGGATGATGGGGCTCGTCGGGTGGGCCGTCGCAATCCCCACCATTGCCGGAATCGCGATCGGTGTCTGGTTGGACAGAAGGCTGGGAGGGCCGGGCGGAATCTCCTGGACCCTGACTGGACTCGTGATCGGCGTCGGGGCGGGTTGCCTGAACGCCTGGTTCTGGATCGCAAGGGAGATGGAGGAGAAACGTTGA
- a CDS encoding ATP synthase subunit I, whose protein sequence is MTDLLVGLLVGCLLGAFFFGTLWITARGIPQARWPAALVLGSYLARMGILGVALYALARSAGAGALAFALAGLLITRQIFIAKLAPPRVG, encoded by the coding sequence TTGACGGACCTCCTGGTTGGCCTTCTCGTCGGGTGCCTTCTCGGCGCCTTCTTCTTCGGGACGCTTTGGATCACCGCTCGCGGCATCCCGCAGGCGAGGTGGCCGGCCGCACTCGTCCTGGGAAGCTACCTCGCCCGCATGGGTATCCTGGGCGTCGCTCTGTATGCCCTCGCGCGCTCGGCCGGCGCCGGCGCGCTCGCCTTCGCGCTCGCCGGACTTCTGATCACCCGGCAGATCTTCATCGCGAAGCTGGCACCCCCCAGGGTGGGATAG
- a CDS encoding F0F1 ATP synthase subunit A: protein MQLTPDQVVYWEWGFVTINATLVFTWLSMAAMVAAAWIVTRTLQTGPRVGRGQILLEIIVMQMRKQIGEVVPDDPDRYLPFIGTLFLFISVSTVLGALPGVHVVAASLSTAAALAACVFAAVPVFGISRTGVSNYLRHYVRPSAFMLPFHVIGELSRTLALAVRLFGNLMSGRVIVAIVLSVVPFIFPALLEAFGLLIGIIQSYVFAMLALVYVASGARSLQQEKSWNRSS, encoded by the coding sequence ATGCAACTGACCCCGGACCAGGTGGTTTATTGGGAGTGGGGGTTCGTCACGATCAACGCAACCCTCGTCTTCACCTGGCTCAGCATGGCCGCAATGGTCGCGGCGGCGTGGATTGTCACCCGTACCCTCCAGACCGGACCTCGGGTCGGTCGTGGGCAGATCCTCCTGGAGATCATCGTGATGCAGATGCGGAAGCAGATTGGCGAAGTGGTTCCTGATGACCCCGACCGCTACCTCCCGTTCATCGGCACGCTCTTTCTCTTCATCTCCGTCTCGACGGTCCTCGGCGCCCTTCCGGGGGTCCACGTGGTTGCGGCCTCTCTCTCGACGGCCGCCGCGCTCGCGGCCTGTGTCTTTGCCGCCGTGCCGGTCTTCGGAATCTCTCGCACCGGGGTGAGTAATTACCTGCGGCACTACGTGCGTCCGAGCGCCTTCATGCTCCCGTTCCACGTCATCGGCGAGCTGTCACGCACCCTTGCCCTGGCGGTTCGCCTCTTTGGCAACCTGATGAGCGGGCGGGTGATCGTGGCCATCGTCCTCTCGGTCGTTCCGTTCATTTTCCCGGCGCTCCTCGAGGCCTTCGGGCTTCTGATCGGAATCATTCAGTCGTACGTCTTTGCCATGCTCGCCCTGGTCTACGTCGCCTCGGGCGCCCGCTCACTTCAACAGGAGAAGTCATGGAATCGGTCGAGCTGA
- a CDS encoding F0F1 ATP synthase subunit C — protein sequence MESVELIAVISIAVAGLTIAIGSIAPALGEARALAQALQSIAQQPDMANTVTRTLFVGMAMVESTAIYCLVVSLILLFANPFWSYAIQAGG from the coding sequence ATGGAATCGGTCGAGCTGATCGCCGTGATCTCAATTGCCGTCGCCGGCCTGACCATCGCCATCGGAAGCATCGCTCCGGCGCTCGGTGAGGCCCGAGCGCTGGCCCAGGCGCTCCAGTCCATCGCCCAACAGCCGGACATGGCGAATACGGTGACCCGCACGCTTTTCGTGGGGATGGCCATGGTAGAATCCACGGCGATCTATTGCCTCGTCGTCTCTCTCATCCTGCTCTTCGCAAATCCATTCTGGTCCTACGCGATCCAAGCCGGAGGCTGA
- a CDS encoding F0F1 ATP synthase subunit delta translates to MRIDWFTFVAQLFNFALLVWLLKRILYRPVLEAIARREEGIQEQLEGARRIREEADTEREQLRGERNELAETGAEYLRKAEAEAEARRKELAEEVRAEVRELRREWQESLRRQRSAFLEELRRAISKEMYGAVRRVLEELADAELESRAVRVFLGRLGELGDDGRREIVEAAAAEGGAIRVRTSFPLAPELRKALGADLERWIGQPLELRFEHDPELSLGIELRAGDRKVAWSVASYLDALEAEAASRLEAETR, encoded by the coding sequence GTGCGGATCGACTGGTTCACCTTCGTCGCGCAGCTCTTCAACTTCGCCCTCCTGGTCTGGCTCCTGAAACGCATCCTGTATCGGCCGGTTCTGGAGGCGATCGCGCGGAGAGAGGAGGGGATCCAGGAACAACTCGAAGGGGCGCGCCGGATCCGGGAGGAAGCGGATACCGAGCGCGAGCAGCTTCGCGGGGAGCGAAACGAGTTGGCGGAAACCGGTGCGGAATATCTGAGGAAGGCCGAAGCCGAGGCCGAGGCCCGCCGGAAGGAGCTCGCGGAGGAGGTTCGGGCGGAAGTCCGTGAGCTGAGGAGGGAATGGCAGGAGTCCCTTCGCCGCCAACGGTCCGCGTTTCTGGAGGAGCTTCGGCGCGCGATCTCGAAAGAGATGTATGGAGCGGTCCGGCGCGTCCTCGAAGAACTCGCCGACGCCGAGCTCGAGTCGCGTGCGGTCCGGGTCTTTCTCGGCCGCCTGGGCGAGCTCGGCGATGACGGGCGAAGGGAGATCGTCGAGGCCGCCGCCGCGGAAGGCGGTGCGATCCGCGTGCGCACCTCCTTCCCCCTCGCCCCCGAGCTGAGGAAGGCGTTGGGAGCTGACCTCGAACGATGGATCGGGCAGCCGCTCGAGCTTCGCTTCGAACACGATCCGGAGCTTTCCCTCGGGATCGAGCTTCGCGCGGGCGACCGAAAGGTCGCCTGGAGCGTGGCGAGCTACCTCGATGCCCTCGAAGCCGAAGCGGCGAGCCGTCTGGAGGCCGAGACCAGATGA
- a CDS encoding F0F1 ATP synthase subunit alpha has translation MIGPDAETAEPLSEADLAGALGQTLEAVRRALEGVRPGPEVREIGVVRSVGRGTARIDGLSSARADEVIRLSGGVDALVFNLDPDEVGVILLGDEERVEAGTEAHATGRTLRVPVGEELLGRIVDGLGRPLDGKPSLRSTRERPVESPAPGILQRGPVRVPLQTGLKVVDALVPVGRGQRELIVGDRQTGKTSIATDAIVNQRDGDVVCIYCAVGQRSSSVAGVVGELGRTNALRHTIVVVAAGEDPPGLQFVAPYAAMAMAEDFMAQGKDVLVVYDDLTRHARAYRELSLLLRRPPGREGYPGDIFHVHARLLERSTRMREAHGGGSITTLPIVETQAGNLAAYIPTNLISITDGQIYLSPDLFRRGVLPAVDVGRSVSRVGGAAQLPAYRAVVRDLRVAYAQFQELEVFSRFATQLDEETRRTLERGRRVREVLKQEERALLDVAEQISVLLAATDGVFDRVPLEHMEEAQEDVRARVGERLPDLCRHIRSGGELTPEREAALREVALEAVAPWIVEALD, from the coding sequence ATGATAGGTCCCGACGCCGAGACGGCCGAACCACTTTCCGAGGCGGATCTGGCCGGCGCCCTGGGGCAAACGCTCGAAGCGGTGCGCCGCGCGCTGGAGGGCGTTCGTCCGGGGCCCGAGGTGCGGGAAATCGGTGTCGTCCGATCCGTGGGGCGTGGAACGGCTCGCATTGACGGCCTCTCGAGCGCTCGAGCCGACGAAGTGATTCGCCTTTCGGGCGGCGTGGACGCCCTCGTCTTCAACCTCGATCCGGATGAAGTCGGCGTCATTCTTCTCGGTGACGAGGAGCGCGTGGAGGCCGGCACGGAGGCCCACGCAACGGGACGCACCCTCCGGGTCCCCGTCGGAGAGGAACTCCTCGGGAGAATCGTGGATGGACTCGGCCGGCCTTTGGATGGGAAGCCCTCTCTCCGCTCCACGCGAGAGCGCCCCGTGGAGTCCCCGGCCCCGGGGATCCTCCAGCGCGGGCCGGTTCGCGTGCCACTCCAGACGGGGCTCAAGGTCGTGGACGCGCTGGTGCCCGTCGGACGGGGTCAGAGAGAGTTGATCGTCGGGGACCGGCAGACAGGGAAAACCTCGATCGCCACCGACGCGATCGTGAATCAGCGCGACGGGGACGTCGTTTGCATCTATTGCGCGGTCGGTCAGCGCAGCTCTTCGGTGGCCGGCGTCGTGGGGGAGCTTGGCCGTACGAATGCCCTCCGCCACACGATCGTGGTGGTCGCGGCCGGGGAGGATCCACCCGGCCTCCAATTCGTCGCCCCGTACGCGGCCATGGCCATGGCCGAGGATTTCATGGCTCAGGGAAAGGACGTTCTCGTCGTCTACGACGACCTCACGCGGCACGCGCGCGCTTACCGGGAACTCTCCCTCCTCCTCCGGCGCCCGCCCGGGCGGGAAGGATACCCGGGGGACATCTTCCACGTGCACGCGCGACTGCTCGAGCGCTCGACCCGGATGCGGGAGGCGCACGGTGGAGGATCCATCACGACACTTCCGATCGTCGAGACGCAGGCCGGAAACCTCGCCGCTTACATCCCAACCAATCTCATCTCCATTACGGATGGACAGATCTATCTCTCCCCGGATCTCTTCCGCAGGGGTGTACTCCCCGCCGTTGATGTGGGGCGGTCGGTGTCACGGGTGGGCGGCGCCGCCCAGCTCCCCGCCTACCGCGCCGTCGTTCGAGATCTGCGCGTGGCATACGCGCAGTTCCAGGAGCTCGAGGTATTCTCGCGCTTCGCCACGCAGCTCGATGAGGAGACCCGGCGGACGCTGGAGCGCGGGAGGCGCGTCCGCGAGGTCCTCAAGCAGGAGGAAAGGGCGCTCCTGGATGTGGCCGAGCAGATCTCGGTGCTCCTGGCCGCGACGGACGGCGTCTTCGATCGCGTTCCGCTGGAGCACATGGAAGAGGCCCAGGAGGACGTGCGCGCACGGGTCGGCGAGCGCCTCCCGGATCTCTGCCGCCATATTCGCTCGGGGGGCGAGCTCACCCCGGAGAGGGAGGCGGCACTCCGGGAGGTCGCCCTGGAGGCCGTGGCTCCGTGGATCGTAGAGGCTCTCGACTGA
- a CDS encoding protein-L-isoaspartate(D-aspartate) O-methyltransferase yields the protein MTDFATLRSHMVRSQVEDRGIRDRKILDAMRAVPREIFVSEGLAEFAYDDTPLPIEEGQTISQPFIVAIMIAAVRPAPGDRVLEVGTGSGYAAAVLAQVAGEVYTIERHATLAEMARQRLARLGLANVRVLEGDGSLGWPEHAPYDAIIVAAGGPQVPEMLLEQLALGGRLVIPIGPTPRTQQLVRITRSSETGYDRERMGDVQFVPLVGIAGWSPEVEEAPSAGAGVSAPGMGTRARHAVSALIRETAEPLSDIESADLDAFVERIGDARVVLLGEATHGSSEFYRMRARITRELILRKGFTIVAAEADWPDAARVDRYVRHRPVDSVAWRAFSRFPSWMWRNAEIHELFEWLREHNTSVTEPERQAGFYGLDLYSLHTSIEAVLAYLDDVDPDAAGVARARYGCLTPWERDPAVYGRSVITGRYGSCEPQVVAMLEEMLARRLELMARDGERLFDATQNARLVAGAERYYRTMYYGSVESWNLRDRHMFETLGNILAFRGPDARAIVWAHNSHVGNASATEMGTRGEFNIGELSRESFGDAAYLVGFGTDRGTVAAASNWGEPMRIMAVRPSLSESYERLCYDSDVAAFLLPLRVPARQAVREELTPSRLERAIGVIYRPETELQSHYFHASLPRQFDEYIWFDETRAVASLPPRPREGVPDTYPFGL from the coding sequence ATGACCGACTTCGCGACGCTCCGCAGCCACATGGTCAGGTCACAGGTGGAAGACCGAGGCATTCGGGACCGAAAAATCCTGGACGCGATGCGCGCCGTTCCCCGCGAGATCTTCGTTTCGGAGGGGCTCGCCGAATTCGCGTACGACGATACGCCGCTTCCCATCGAGGAAGGGCAGACGATCTCGCAGCCCTTCATCGTCGCGATCATGATCGCGGCCGTGCGGCCCGCCCCGGGCGATCGGGTGCTGGAGGTCGGGACCGGCTCAGGATACGCGGCCGCGGTGCTTGCCCAGGTAGCCGGCGAAGTCTACACGATCGAGCGGCACGCGACGCTGGCGGAGATGGCCCGACAGCGCTTAGCGCGCTTGGGCCTCGCGAACGTACGCGTTCTCGAGGGAGACGGAAGCCTCGGCTGGCCGGAGCATGCGCCCTACGACGCGATCATCGTGGCGGCGGGAGGTCCCCAGGTCCCCGAGATGCTCCTGGAGCAGCTCGCCCTCGGGGGTCGCCTCGTGATCCCGATTGGACCGACGCCCCGCACCCAGCAGCTCGTGCGCATCACGCGCTCCTCGGAGACCGGTTACGACCGCGAGCGGATGGGGGACGTGCAGTTCGTTCCTCTCGTCGGAATCGCGGGGTGGTCGCCCGAAGTCGAAGAGGCACCGTCGGCCGGCGCGGGAGTCTCGGCCCCCGGAATGGGTACGCGTGCCCGTCATGCGGTCAGCGCGCTCATCCGCGAGACCGCGGAGCCGCTCTCCGACATCGAGTCGGCCGACCTGGACGCGTTCGTGGAGCGAATCGGAGATGCCCGCGTCGTGCTCCTCGGCGAGGCGACGCATGGAAGCTCCGAGTTCTACCGGATGCGCGCACGTATCACCCGGGAGCTCATCCTCCGGAAGGGATTCACGATCGTTGCCGCGGAAGCCGACTGGCCGGATGCGGCCCGCGTGGACCGTTACGTGCGGCACCGCCCGGTAGATTCCGTCGCGTGGCGGGCCTTCAGTCGCTTCCCCTCCTGGATGTGGCGCAACGCCGAGATCCACGAGCTGTTCGAGTGGCTGAGGGAGCACAACACATCCGTCACGGAACCGGAGCGCCAGGCCGGATTCTACGGACTCGACCTCTACAGCCTCCACACCTCGATCGAAGCGGTCCTCGCCTACCTGGACGACGTGGACCCGGATGCCGCAGGGGTCGCCCGCGCCCGATATGGCTGCTTGACGCCCTGGGAGCGTGATCCCGCCGTTTACGGACGCAGCGTGATTACGGGCCGTTACGGGAGCTGCGAACCCCAGGTCGTGGCGATGCTGGAGGAGATGCTGGCCCGCCGGCTGGAGCTCATGGCGCGGGACGGAGAGCGCCTCTTCGACGCGACGCAGAACGCGCGCCTGGTCGCCGGCGCCGAGCGATACTACCGGACGATGTATTACGGATCGGTGGAGTCCTGGAATCTGCGGGACCGGCACATGTTCGAGACGTTGGGGAATATTCTCGCCTTCCGGGGTCCCGACGCGCGCGCGATCGTCTGGGCGCACAACTCTCACGTCGGAAACGCATCGGCGACGGAAATGGGTACGCGCGGGGAGTTCAACATCGGCGAACTGTCGAGGGAGAGCTTCGGCGATGCGGCCTATCTCGTCGGGTTCGGGACGGACCGGGGCACGGTCGCGGCCGCGTCGAACTGGGGCGAGCCGATGCGCATCATGGCCGTGCGCCCTTCTCTCTCCGAGAGCTACGAGCGGCTCTGCTACGACTCGGACGTCGCGGCCTTCCTCCTTCCGCTAAGGGTCCCCGCACGCCAAGCCGTCCGCGAGGAGCTCACGCCCTCGAGGCTGGAGCGAGCGATCGGCGTGATCTACCGGCCGGAGACGGAGCTCCAGAGCCACTACTTCCACGCATCGCTCCCGCGGCAGTTCGACGAGTACATCTGGTTCGACGAAACGCGGGCGGTCGCGTCACTCCCCCCCCGCCCTAGGGAAGGTGTTCCCGACACGTACCCATTCGGATTGTGA
- a CDS encoding FoF1 ATP synthase subunit gamma, protein MLTLEQLRRQVESARDFHSITRAMKALAAVRIRRSREAVESLESYARSVELGFQIALRDQPRAFPLVEERVGPEVGAVVFGSDLGLAGRFNIRIADFALERLDTLHPDRGTRTVLAVGSRVASQLEAQGQPVAEKFAAPDSVDAVVPTVQELLVAIQATRAHHGLERFFLFYNHYHSGATYRPHLVHLLPINLEWLEGLRARPWSTPVLPTFRVPWRQLFASLVREHLFVSLFAAAARSQASENASRLASMEAAERRIEERLADLRERFNRRRQDGITAELMDLVTGFLALEEEGEEGAT, encoded by the coding sequence GTGCTGACTCTCGAGCAACTTCGGCGCCAGGTGGAAAGCGCACGCGACTTCCATTCGATTACCCGTGCCATGAAGGCGCTCGCGGCGGTCCGGATCCGCAGGAGCCGTGAAGCCGTGGAGTCTCTCGAATCCTATGCGCGGAGCGTCGAGCTGGGCTTCCAGATTGCACTCCGCGATCAGCCGCGGGCGTTCCCCCTCGTCGAAGAACGGGTCGGTCCGGAGGTGGGCGCCGTCGTCTTCGGATCCGATCTCGGACTCGCGGGCCGCTTCAACATTCGGATCGCCGACTTCGCGCTCGAGCGGCTGGACACCCTGCACCCTGACCGCGGTACCCGAACGGTGCTCGCCGTCGGTTCTCGCGTCGCGAGCCAACTCGAGGCCCAGGGACAGCCGGTTGCCGAGAAATTCGCGGCCCCCGACTCCGTGGACGCGGTCGTCCCGACGGTCCAGGAGCTCCTCGTGGCGATCCAGGCGACGCGAGCGCACCACGGCCTCGAGCGATTCTTCCTCTTCTACAACCACTATCACTCCGGGGCCACCTACCGGCCGCACCTCGTACACCTCCTTCCCATCAACCTGGAGTGGCTGGAGGGACTCCGGGCACGTCCCTGGTCTACTCCGGTTCTTCCCACGTTCCGGGTGCCCTGGCGCCAGCTGTTCGCGTCGCTGGTGCGCGAGCACCTGTTCGTCTCGCTCTTCGCGGCGGCGGCGCGATCCCAGGCATCGGAGAACGCGAGTCGCCTGGCCTCCATGGAGGCGGCCGAGCGCCGGATCGAGGAGCGGCTTGCCGACCTGAGGGAGCGGTTCAACCGGCGTCGGCAGGACGGGATTACCGCCGAGCTCATGGACCTCGTGACCGGATTTCTGGCGCTGGAGGAGGAGGGGGAGGAGGGCGCGACGTGA
- a CDS encoding c-type cytochrome: MTSRPLAVSLICLALSSSVACSTGEARLYLPEGDAAAGRVAFEAMQCYACHEVPGETFPPPHATPPVPVPLGPEVVQKPADELAESILAPSHEIPDDLEGVQRDGRSRMGDWSEVMTVREWLDIVAYLTSL, encoded by the coding sequence ATGACGTCGAGGCCCCTGGCCGTGTCACTCATCTGCCTCGCCCTGAGCTCCTCCGTGGCTTGCTCGACCGGGGAAGCGCGCCTTTACCTTCCGGAGGGCGATGCCGCGGCGGGCCGCGTGGCTTTCGAGGCGATGCAATGCTACGCCTGCCATGAAGTGCCCGGCGAGACTTTCCCGCCCCCGCACGCTACGCCGCCTGTTCCGGTGCCTTTGGGCCCCGAAGTCGTTCAGAAGCCCGCCGACGAGCTGGCTGAGTCCATCCTCGCCCCTTCGCATGAGATTCCCGACGACCTCGAGGGCGTACAACGGGATGGGCGCTCACGGATGGGGGACTGGAGCGAAGTCATGACCGTGAGGGAGTGGCTTGACATCGTGGCCTACCTGACCTCCCTGTAG
- the acsA gene encoding acetate--CoA ligase, translated as MAPPAPRAAAERRGRTLIAGRAKEDGRAGVWAEAREMLDGLPGGRGLNIAYEAVDRHATGPWADKVAVRFLTKTGSVRQMTYRSLSEESNRFADLLRSLGVAPGAAVFLLAGRIPELHIAALGALKARTVVCPLFSAFGPEPIRARMEIGDARVLVTTPSLFRRKVAGWRHALPGLDHVLLAGPAGEAEGIPGTEGLATRMAEADKRYEIEPTDPEEPALLHFTSGTTGAPKGAVHVHEAVVAHHATGQRALDLRADDIFWCTADPGWVTGTSYGIVSPLTNGVTSVVDEREFEAERWYRTLEEERVTVWYTAPTAIRMLMKAGDDLPKRFDLSLLRFVASVGEPLNPEAVIWGRDVLGHPIHDNWWQTETGGIMIANVQGTEIRPGSMGHPLPGVGAAVGKREDGKLKLLEEPDAVGELVLRKGWPSMFRGYLHQEGRYRACFAGDWYLTGDLVRRDQDGYFWFVGRADDVIKSSGHLIGPFEVESVLVEHPAVAEAAVIGKPDPVAGEIVKAFVSLHAGHANNEELRLQILGHARARLGAAVAPKEIAVVADIPKTRSGKILRRLLKARELGLPEGDTSTLEGTP; from the coding sequence ATGGCTCCTCCCGCGCCCCGGGCCGCCGCCGAGCGGAGAGGACGGACATTGATCGCAGGGCGGGCGAAGGAGGACGGAAGAGCCGGCGTCTGGGCGGAGGCGCGGGAGATGCTCGACGGCCTCCCCGGCGGCCGGGGGCTGAACATCGCTTACGAGGCCGTGGACCGGCACGCGACCGGACCATGGGCCGACAAGGTGGCGGTGCGCTTCCTGACGAAAACCGGGAGCGTGCGCCAGATGACATACCGTTCGCTTTCCGAAGAGTCGAATCGCTTCGCCGACCTCCTCCGCTCCCTCGGCGTGGCCCCGGGTGCGGCCGTCTTTCTTCTGGCCGGGCGCATTCCGGAACTCCACATCGCCGCCCTCGGCGCCCTGAAGGCGCGCACGGTCGTCTGCCCGCTCTTCTCCGCGTTCGGACCCGAGCCCATCCGGGCCCGGATGGAGATCGGCGATGCCCGGGTTCTCGTAACGACTCCGTCCCTCTTCCGACGCAAAGTGGCGGGGTGGCGTCATGCCCTACCGGGTCTCGACCACGTCCTCCTCGCGGGCCCCGCCGGGGAAGCAGAGGGGATCCCTGGAACCGAGGGCCTCGCGACTCGAATGGCCGAAGCCGACAAGCGCTACGAGATCGAGCCGACCGACCCGGAGGAGCCGGCGCTTCTCCACTTCACGAGCGGGACGACGGGGGCACCCAAGGGGGCGGTTCACGTTCACGAGGCGGTCGTCGCGCACCACGCGACGGGCCAGCGCGCCCTAGATCTCCGCGCGGACGATATCTTCTGGTGCACTGCGGATCCGGGATGGGTGACCGGTACATCCTACGGGATCGTCTCCCCCCTGACGAACGGCGTCACGAGTGTCGTGGACGAACGGGAATTCGAGGCCGAACGCTGGTATCGGACGCTGGAGGAAGAACGCGTCACAGTCTGGTACACGGCCCCGACGGCCATCCGAATGCTCATGAAGGCAGGGGACGACCTTCCGAAGCGCTTCGACCTCTCCCTGCTTCGATTCGTAGCCAGCGTCGGCGAGCCCCTCAATCCCGAGGCGGTGATCTGGGGCCGCGACGTCCTGGGCCACCCGATCCACGACAACTGGTGGCAGACGGAGACGGGCGGCATCATGATCGCAAACGTCCAGGGGACGGAGATTCGTCCGGGTTCCATGGGTCACCCGCTCCCCGGAGTCGGCGCCGCCGTCGGGAAGCGAGAGGACGGAAAGTTGAAGCTGCTGGAGGAACCCGATGCGGTAGGGGAGCTCGTCCTCCGTAAGGGATGGCCCTCGATGTTTCGGGGTTACCTCCACCAGGAGGGGCGTTACCGAGCCTGCTTCGCCGGAGACTGGTATCTGACGGGAGACCTCGTCCGCCGTGACCAGGACGGCTATTTCTGGTTCGTGGGGCGTGCCGACGACGTCATCAAGTCGTCGGGACACCTGATCGGACCTTTCGAGGTGGAGAGCGTGCTCGTCGAGCACCCCGCCGTGGCCGAGGCCGCCGTCATCGGAAAGCCGGATCCTGTCGCGGGGGAGATCGTAAAGGCCTTCGTCTCGCTCCACGCGGGGCACGCGAACAACGAGGAATTGCGGCTGCAGATTCTCGGACACGCGCGAGCTCGCCTCGGGGCGGCCGTCGCACCCAAGGAGATCGCCGTGGTGGCCGACATTCCCAAGACACGGAGCGGCAAGATCCTTCGCCGCCTGCTGAAGGCGCGCGAGCTCGGCCTCCCTGAAGGGGACACCTCGACTCTCGAGGGCACGCCATGA
- the pdhA gene encoding pyruvate dehydrogenase (acetyl-transferring) E1 component subunit alpha, which translates to MTFPPSPPLPEREHGLELLRSMILVRRFEEKCAELYGKEKIRGFLHLYIGEEAVAAGSVPILGPEDSLVATYREHGHALVRGVPPGRVMAEMYGKMEGCARGRGGSMHIFDAEARVFGGNAIVAGGLPVAVGLALAARMLGENRVTACYFGEGAAAEGAFHESMNLAALWDLPVLFCCENNLYAMGTALAISQSETDLALRAAGYRIPAWAVDGMDVLAVEDAMRRAVEAVRGGGGPHFLEFRTYRFRAHSMFDPELYRTKEEVARWKERDPIALFVERLRAADLIEEARAKEIEAEVVAEVEEAVRFAEAGSWEPVEELSRFVYSERPAAAAEGR; encoded by the coding sequence ATGACGTTTCCCCCTTCCCCGCCGCTTCCGGAGCGCGAACACGGCCTCGAGCTCCTCAGGAGCATGATCCTCGTGCGCCGCTTCGAGGAGAAGTGCGCCGAGTTATACGGAAAGGAAAAGATCCGAGGATTCCTCCACCTATACATCGGAGAGGAAGCGGTCGCGGCAGGGTCGGTGCCGATCCTCGGTCCCGAGGACTCCCTGGTCGCCACGTACCGCGAACACGGCCACGCTCTCGTTCGTGGAGTGCCGCCCGGCCGGGTGATGGCAGAGATGTACGGAAAGATGGAAGGGTGCGCGCGCGGACGAGGTGGATCCATGCACATCTTCGATGCCGAAGCCCGGGTCTTCGGTGGCAACGCGATCGTCGCCGGCGGTCTCCCGGTCGCGGTCGGGCTCGCCCTGGCGGCGCGCATGCTCGGCGAAAACCGTGTTACGGCCTGTTATTTCGGCGAGGGTGCGGCGGCGGAGGGGGCCTTCCATGAGTCCATGAATCTGGCTGCTCTCTGGGATCTTCCGGTCCTCTTCTGCTGCGAGAACAACCTCTACGCGATGGGAACCGCGCTCGCGATCTCCCAGTCCGAGACCGATCTCGCGCTCAGGGCCGCAGGGTACAGGATTCCCGCTTGGGCGGTGGACGGGATGGACGTCCTCGCCGTCGAGGACGCGATGCGGCGGGCCGTGGAGGCCGTGCGCGGCGGAGGGGGGCCCCACTTCCTCGAGTTCCGGACGTACCGATTCCGCGCCCATTCCATGTTCGATCCCGAGTTGTACCGAACGAAGGAAGAAGTGGCGCGGTGGAAGGAGCGGGACCCCATCGCCCTCTTCGTGGAACGGCTGCGCGCGGCCGACTTGATCGAAGAGGCCCGGGCGAAGGAAATCGAGGCGGAGGTGGTGGCCGAGGTGGAGGAAGCGGTTCGCTTTGCCGAGGCGGGGAGTTGGGAGCCCGTCGAAGAACTCTCGCGATTCGTATACAGCGAGCGGCCAGCGGCCGCGGCGGAAGGCCGATGA